CGGTCGCGCAGTTCGAGGGCGTCGTCGCGAAGGTCCGAGGCCTCGACGCCGAGGTCCGCAGCGCCTCGACCACCGGCAAGGACGTCACCGCGCAGTACGCCGACCTCGAGGCGCAGCTCAAGACGCTCAAGGCGACCCGCGAGCGCTTCCTCGAGATCCTCGCCCGCACCCGCACCATCGGCGAGATCCTCAGCGTCCAGCAGAAGGTCGATGCGGTCACCGCGCAGGTCGACAAGATCGAGGGTCAGCGGCGCGTGCTCGAGCGGCAGGCGGAGTACTCCACCCTCAGCGTCACCGTCACCGAGGCCGACGACCCCGACCTCACCGCGAAGGAGAAGCCCGCGGAGAACGGCCTGGTCACCGCTCTGGGCGATGCCAAGGACAGCTTCGTCGACGGCGTCGAGGGCCTGGTCCGCCGCAGCGGCACCGCGCTGCTCGTGGTGCTCTGCCTGGTCGTGGCGCTGGGCGTCGGCCGGGCGGCGTGGCGAATCTCGCGGAGGCGCCTCGTCTGAGGCCTCGGTCTGCCACGCTCACCCGGTGGATGCCCTGGCCCTCGTCGACGCCTTCGGCGACGCCGCCCCGCGCCGGGACGCCCGCGTCGAGGAGCACGGTTCGCTGCGGGTCTTCGTGCCGCAGCGGGTGGGGCGTCCCTGGAGCGCCCGACCCGTCGACGCCGGCGTGACCGTGACCGATGACGACGTACGACGGGTCGGCGCCCGGCAGCGGGCGCTCGGGCTGCCCGAATCGATCGAGTGGGTCGGCGGTCGCCCGGCGGGCCTCGAGGACGCCGCCCGCGCGGCCGGCCTCGTCGTGCACCAGCACCCGCTGCTCGCGGTCGATCCCGAGGGGCTGCGCCCTGCCGAGGACGTCGACGCCGAGGTGCGGCTGCTCGGCCCCGGCGACGACGTCGCCCGTGCCGACGCGGTCGCGCGCATCGCCTTCACCGACCGGAGCTCGACGGGCGGGGTCGAGGGGCTCGACGCCGCGCAGGACCGCGACCCCGCATCGGTCGCCGTCCGCACCGCCCGCGTGCTGGAGGGCCGACCGGCAGTCGTGGCGGCGTACCTCGGTGGTGAGCCCGTGGCGTGCGGGACCGTCACCGTCGTCGGTGACGTCGCCCAGGTGACCGGGGTCGCGACGCTGCCGGCACTGCGCCGTCGTGGTCTCGGGGGAGCGGTCACGCGTCGGCTGGCGGAGCACGCCTTCGGTGCGGGCGCGCGACTGGTCTTCCTCGCGGCCGACCCCGCGGCCGCCCGGGTCTACGAGCGGCTCGGCTTCGATCGCGTCGGGAGCGGCTGGCTGGCAGGTCCTCCCCACTAGCATCGGTGCGCGTGACCAGGCGGATCGGTGTGATGGGCGGGACCTTCGACCCGATCCACCACGGCCACCTGTCCGCGGCCAACGAGGTGGCGGCGGAGTTCGGCCTCGACGAGGTCGTCTTCGTGCCGACCGGCCAGCCCTGGCAGAAGGCCGACCGGGTGGTGAGCCCGGCCGAGGACCGCTACCAGATGACGGTCATCGCGACGGCGTCGAACCCGCGCTTCTCGGTGAGCCGGGTCGACATCGACCGGGCGGGTCCGACGTACACCCTCGACACCCTGCTGGACCTGCGCGCCGAGCGCGGCGACGACGTCGAGCTGTTCTTCATCACCGGCTCCGACGCGATGGCCCACATCCTCGGCTGGCACCGGTCGGCCGAGCTCTTCGCGCTCGCGCACTTCGTCGGGGTCGACCGGCCCGGCTATGCCGCGGCCGACCTGACCGGCTTCCCGCCCGGGTCGGTGACGCTCGTGACGGTGCCGGCGCTCGCGATCTCGTCGTCGGACTGCAGGACACGCGTGGCGCGCGGGCGCCCGGTGGACTACCTCGTGCCCGACGGTGTGGTGCAGTACATCGACAAGACGGATCTTTACCGGGGCGGGACGTGAGCGGCAGCTACGAGTTCGAGAGCACGGCGACCGGTCGACGGGCACAGGCCCGTCGGCTTCGGCGCCAGCGCCGTCGCCGGCTGCTGGTCACCGCCGGCGTCGCCGCCGTGGTGCTGCTGCTCGCCACCACCGTCTACCTCGTGCAGAGCGGTGACGAGAAGACCGTGACCCCGCCCGCGCAGGTCCGCACCCAGCGCACCCTGCTCTTCCAGCTGCAGGCACCGTCGGGTTCGGCGGTGTCGTCGTCGCTGCTCGCGCACGACCCGGACGGCGGTGACGACGAGGACGCCGGCAGCGGTGCGGTGGTGCTCATGCCACCGCAGCTGCTCGTCCCGGTCGCCGGCAGCGGCCCGATGCGCCTCGACCTCGCGGTCAAGACGGTCCCGCCCGAGAGCACCCGCAACGCCGTCTCCGACCTGCTCGGGGTGACCGTCGACGGCGGCTGGGTCGTCGACGTCCCGACGATGGCGCGGCTCATCGACGCCGTCGGCGGTGTGGCGGTCGACGTCGACGTCGCCGTGCTCGGCGGCCCCGGTGGCCGGACGGTGCTGCTCAACCCCGGTGGGCAGAAGCTCGACGGCCTGCGCGCGGTCACCTTCATGACCTACCTCGGTAGGGGTGAGGAGGAGCAGGCCCGGCTCGCGCGCGTGCAGGAGGTGCTCGACGGGGTGCTGCGCGGGCTGCCGCGCTCGACGGCGGAGGTCGTGACGCTGCTGTCCAGGCTGGGCAAGCGCTCGGTCTCGAGCGTCCCGGTGCCCCAGCTGGCCGAGCAGCTCGTCGGGCTCGCGAGCGACGAGCGCGACCAGGCACTGCAGTACGACAGCCTGCCGGTCGTGAAGATCGAGACCGGTGACGCGGTCAACTACCGGCTCGACATCGAGCCCGCGAAGGCGCTCGTCGACCGGCTGCTCGCGCAGTCGGTGCCCGAGGGCGCACGGCAGGGCGACAACCGGGTGCTCGCGCTCAACGGGGTCGGCACCCCCAACATCGGTGAGAAGGTGCGCGCGAGGCTGGTGCCCGCCGGCTTCGTCTTCGTCGGCTCCCGCAACGCCCCGAGCTTCGACTACGCCCGCACCCTGGTCCTCGTCGGCGACGCCACCGTCGAGGCCCAGCAGCTGGGGGAGCGGGTCGCGAAGGCCCTCGGCGTACCCGTCACCGCCGTCGCGAGCTCCGACCTCGGCACGGTCGCCGACGTCATCGTCGTGGTCGGTGCCGACTTCCGGCCCTGACCGGCTGGCACACTGGTGGGCGCACCCCTGCCGCTGACTGAGAGAAGATCCCCGTGCCTGCCTCTGAGCGCGCCGTCGAGCTGGCGCTCGCCGCCGCCCAGGCCGCTGCCGACAAGCTCGCGACCGACGTCCTGCTCCTCGATGTGAGCGAGCAGCTCGTCATCACCGATGTCTTCCTGCTGGCCTCCGCCCCGAGCGACCGTCAGGTGAAGGCCGTCGTCGACGAGATCGAGGACCGCCTGCGCGACCTCGGCGCCAAGCCGGTGCGCCGCGAGGGTGCCGAGGAGGGCCGTTGGGTGCTGCTCGACTTCGC
The sequence above is a segment of the Mycobacteriales bacterium genome. Coding sequences within it:
- a CDS encoding GNAT family N-acetyltransferase; the encoded protein is MDALALVDAFGDAAPRRDARVEEHGSLRVFVPQRVGRPWSARPVDAGVTVTDDDVRRVGARQRALGLPESIEWVGGRPAGLEDAARAAGLVVHQHPLLAVDPEGLRPAEDVDAEVRLLGPGDDVARADAVARIAFTDRSSTGGVEGLDAAQDRDPASVAVRTARVLEGRPAVVAAYLGGEPVACGTVTVVGDVAQVTGVATLPALRRRGLGGAVTRRLAEHAFGAGARLVFLAADPAAARVYERLGFDRVGSGWLAGPPH
- the nadD gene encoding nicotinate-nucleotide adenylyltransferase, translating into MTRRIGVMGGTFDPIHHGHLSAANEVAAEFGLDEVVFVPTGQPWQKADRVVSPAEDRYQMTVIATASNPRFSVSRVDIDRAGPTYTLDTLLDLRAERGDDVELFFITGSDAMAHILGWHRSAELFALAHFVGVDRPGYAAADLTGFPPGSVTLVTVPALAISSSDCRTRVARGRPVDYLVPDGVVQYIDKTDLYRGGT
- a CDS encoding LytR C-terminal domain-containing protein; the encoded protein is MSGSYEFESTATGRRAQARRLRRQRRRRLLVTAGVAAVVLLLATTVYLVQSGDEKTVTPPAQVRTQRTLLFQLQAPSGSAVSSSLLAHDPDGGDDEDAGSGAVVLMPPQLLVPVAGSGPMRLDLAVKTVPPESTRNAVSDLLGVTVDGGWVVDVPTMARLIDAVGGVAVDVDVAVLGGPGGRTVLLNPGGQKLDGLRAVTFMTYLGRGEEEQARLARVQEVLDGVLRGLPRSTAEVVTLLSRLGKRSVSSVPVPQLAEQLVGLASDERDQALQYDSLPVVKIETGDAVNYRLDIEPAKALVDRLLAQSVPEGARQGDNRVLALNGVGTPNIGEKVRARLVPAGFVFVGSRNAPSFDYARTLVLVGDATVEAQQLGERVAKALGVPVTAVASSDLGTVADVIVVVGADFRP
- the rsfS gene encoding ribosome silencing factor; translated protein: MPASERAVELALAAAQAAADKLATDVLLLDVSEQLVITDVFLLASAPSDRQVKAVVDEIEDRLRDLGAKPVRREGAEEGRWVLLDFADIVVHVQHQEERIYYALERLWKDCPVIPFTDADEGRAAQRA